AGACAAAAGATAAGATTTTTACAGAAACAGGTTTACAGATAGATAATATTTTAAAAATCAACTATATGAATATTGCCAATCTGGGTCTTGGATTTGGTGTGTATTATAGATATGGGGCCTATTCACATCCTGAGTTTAATGACAACCTGACTTTTAAATTTTCGATGGCCATGTCAATCAAGTGATGTATCATATTTCATCTTACGCAAAATGCGCATTGCTTCCTTAAAGTTGACATAAACAGTCGGATTCTCGAAACTTTTCAGCAAAGGTTTTGCATCTATCAGTTTTTGTTTTGCCTCTTCAAAACCGTTGAGGTAGCAAATCATGAATGTTGAAGGAAGATTTTCCAGGTCTTTTTTTTCTCTTTCAGAAAGTGTAAGTCCTTTGTCGAGTTTGGCAAGCAGCGATTGGTTGGAATTATAGATATGGAAAAGCATTTTTCTATTGTATTGTGGCGGTTCAAACAAAAATTGCGTTTCGATTTTATAGTAACCGTTGTCATAAAAGGAAATGGTCTGTTTTTCTAACGGATAATAACTGGTCTTATCGTTTAGTCCCAGTGGCAGGTATTCTGTTATTGAAAAAGTATGGTTGTCGTATTCAATGGAAACTTCATCCAATGCCGAATAAAAGAGCTTTACCTGTTCGTTCACCAGTTCGATGTCAACACGGGAAAGATAGGTCATGTCCTTGACCTTTTTTTTATGTCCGGCCCAGCAAACCACAAATAATTCTTTGAATACTTTATATTTTGGAGACATGTCCTTATGCCGGTTGTTCATGAAATCAATAACGCCTTCCAGAGTATGTTCAATGCTGTTGCGGGAGTTGTTTTCAATACTGATAACGGTTTCCACATTTTGGTAGTTTCGGCCACTATCATTTGGAATTTCATCAACAGGAACAGAATTGCTTCCAATGCGTATGAATATCGATTTTGCAGGAATAGTATGGATTCCTTTTTTAAAAAAGGAAACTTTTTTACTCGGTTTGATTGTTACCAATCCAATGACCTTGTCTTTTGGAAGATTTGGAAAAGGCACATTTTCATACTGGATTTTAGGGGGATTCTCCAGAAAGGCATTGACGAGATTCTGGATGCGACTGTCGTCAAAAAAATCATCACCTATAATTTCATTATCGTGGTCTTCAATGCCCACAACAATATAGGAATTGTTGGCAGGATTGGAATTTGACAAGGCGCAAATATGTTTTAAGAATTTAGCCTTCCCTTCCCGGGTGTGGAGGTTGAGTTGGCGCTTTTTGTCATAAAAACTGCTTTCGTCATTATGAGCAAGGAGATTTTTTATGAGCAGGCGCTTATTGATCATGGAGTGAATGTTAAAAGGCCGGGTTTTTAGTTCTTCGAACCAAAAACCCGGCCATCATCAATTTAGAGTATGCGGTTTACTATTGTAGAGGAAGCCTGCGCCGTCGACATTACCATCAGGTCGGCAATGTTGACATGGTAGGGTCTCGTAATTACAAATCGTATAATATCGGCTATGTCTTCCGGTTTTAGAGGTTCAAAACCTTTGTAAACATTGGAAGCCCTTTCAGCATCGCCTTTGAAACGTACCTGTGAAAATTCCGTCTCAACCATGCCCGGGTGAATGCCTCCAACCCGTATGCCGT
This portion of the Flavobacterium lindanitolerans genome encodes:
- a CDS encoding ATP-binding protein encodes the protein MINKRLLIKNLLAHNDESSFYDKKRQLNLHTREGKAKFLKHICALSNSNPANNSYIVVGIEDHDNEIIGDDFFDDSRIQNLVNAFLENPPKIQYENVPFPNLPKDKVIGLVTIKPSKKVSFFKKGIHTIPAKSIFIRIGSNSVPVDEIPNDSGRNYQNVETVISIENNSRNSIEHTLEGVIDFMNNRHKDMSPKYKVFKELFVVCWAGHKKKVKDMTYLSRVDIELVNEQVKLFYSALDEVSIEYDNHTFSITEYLPLGLNDKTSYYPLEKQTISFYDNGYYKIETQFLFEPPQYNRKMLFHIYNSNQSLLAKLDKGLTLSEREKKDLENLPSTFMICYLNGFEEAKQKLIDAKPLLKSFENPTVYVNFKEAMRILRKMKYDTSLD